Proteins from one Flavobacterium sp. N2038 genomic window:
- a CDS encoding VIT domain-containing protein, producing MKNIFLISLFCIGLFTQAQSPKLNVKGKDSALVRLNQLKVSVKIVGNIAYTTTEMHFFNGTNRQMEAELLFPLPEGVSVSRYAIDINGKMREAVPVNKNKGKQVFEAVEHRRVDPGLLEKVEGNNFKTRIYPLMPNKERIVIIGYEQELSSFDATHLSYQMLSSYSGKLDLFDLNVAVLGAIGEPSISTTEGVLTFENSNQSYVTSVKKENYLLNDKLQIIIPIRAEIPGVVVQSKDNQHYFYANTILDNPKILKKNPNSIGLIWDVSLSCKNRNLKKELQLLDTYFSTLKNVEVNLYFAGYNFEKKNTYTIKNGDWTALKLALETVVYDGGTRFSKIKLPVHDEYLFFTDGLSSLSSNIFTNTKKPIYTISSSISSDYAFLNFNAIKTGGTFINLNQLKATEASDKLMYQSLKFLGIKENYMVTDLYPMAGTPVSGSFSVAGISLKNTNDVVLLFGYDEKPVLEKTIHIQASNSTSNEVNIEKLWAQKKIANLEIQYKDNEDEIERLGKKYGIATQNTSLIVLESLHDYIQYEIVPPAELREEFDKAMKQQIEAAKAKKYSNWENVASYYEQLLTWWNTDTKYAAPKLKKVKTDTNNTPPITGSIRGTVHFASDGQPVPGATITIKGTRRSTTADFDGRFGIDAVSGEKLVISFIGTKTQEITIGRARNYNITLIEESGAQLESVVVTAYGVSRDQREEEDESDQRTVKRSVSASVTMVRAESIAAPVMNAQKALAGQVAGVAISDANVSSDDNAKNKDKKDDNLELNDANVGYFSADKTKINKWNPDRVYLKALANAPKDKKYALYLELRNDQVNNPSFYFDVANHFYDNGDKEKALLVLSNIADLGLENHQLYKSLTYLLRQWEAYEDALFAAKQVAKWREQEPQAHRDLGLTLEDNKQYQAGFDELIKALEVNYYGEMSGQYSGVEDIILMDLNRMMQQHKEIKTDKLDKKYLNKMPVDVRIILNWNQMDTDIDLHVIEPTDEECYYGHRDTQIGARFSKDFTQGYGPEQYLLRNAVKGNYIIKTNYYGESALTENGPTTVMVEIYITKNGVTERKLQTIQLGKIKENQNLAEIAI from the coding sequence ATGAAAAACATTTTTCTAATCTCGCTATTCTGTATTGGCCTTTTTACTCAGGCTCAAAGCCCAAAATTAAATGTAAAAGGCAAAGATTCGGCATTGGTACGTCTGAATCAGCTTAAAGTTTCAGTAAAAATTGTGGGCAATATTGCGTATACCACAACCGAAATGCACTTTTTTAACGGTACAAATCGACAAATGGAAGCCGAATTACTGTTTCCGCTTCCTGAAGGTGTTTCAGTTTCAAGATATGCAATTGATATTAACGGAAAAATGCGCGAAGCTGTTCCTGTAAATAAAAATAAAGGGAAACAGGTTTTTGAAGCTGTGGAACACAGACGAGTTGATCCGGGACTACTTGAAAAAGTAGAAGGAAATAATTTTAAAACCCGAATTTATCCTTTAATGCCCAATAAGGAACGTATTGTAATTATTGGCTACGAACAGGAGCTGAGCAGTTTTGATGCGACCCATTTATCGTATCAAATGTTAAGCAGCTATTCCGGAAAATTAGATTTATTTGATTTGAATGTCGCTGTTCTTGGCGCTATTGGCGAACCTTCTATTTCTACTACCGAAGGTGTTTTAACATTCGAAAACAGCAATCAATCGTATGTAACTTCCGTAAAGAAAGAAAATTATTTGCTAAATGATAAGTTACAGATTATTATTCCAATTCGCGCAGAGATACCTGGTGTTGTGGTACAAAGCAAAGATAATCAGCATTACTTTTATGCAAATACAATTTTGGATAATCCCAAAATACTTAAGAAAAATCCAAATTCAATTGGCTTAATCTGGGATGTATCTTTAAGTTGCAAAAACCGTAATCTTAAAAAAGAATTGCAATTGCTGGATACCTATTTTAGCACCTTAAAAAATGTTGAAGTCAACTTGTATTTTGCCGGTTATAATTTTGAAAAGAAAAACACTTATACCATTAAAAACGGAGATTGGACTGCTTTAAAACTGGCTTTAGAAACTGTTGTTTATGATGGTGGAACCCGTTTTTCTAAAATCAAACTTCCGGTTCATGATGAATATTTATTTTTCACTGATGGATTGTCTTCATTAAGCAGTAACATTTTTACAAATACAAAAAAACCTATCTATACAATAAGTTCCTCTATTTCATCTGATTATGCTTTTCTGAATTTTAATGCGATAAAAACTGGCGGAACTTTCATTAATTTGAATCAGCTTAAAGCGACTGAAGCTTCTGATAAATTGATGTACCAAAGCCTGAAGTTTTTAGGTATAAAAGAAAATTATATGGTAACCGATTTATATCCAATGGCAGGTACACCTGTTTCAGGAAGTTTTAGTGTTGCCGGAATTTCATTAAAAAACACGAATGATGTTGTATTGCTTTTTGGTTATGACGAAAAACCTGTTTTAGAAAAAACAATTCATATTCAGGCTTCCAATTCAACTTCAAATGAAGTTAACATTGAAAAACTTTGGGCACAAAAGAAAATTGCCAATCTTGAAATTCAATATAAAGACAATGAGGATGAAATTGAAAGACTGGGGAAAAAATATGGTATCGCAACGCAAAACACCTCATTAATTGTATTGGAAAGTCTGCACGATTATATTCAGTACGAAATTGTTCCGCCAGCTGAATTAAGAGAGGAATTTGACAAGGCAATGAAACAACAAATTGAAGCTGCAAAAGCTAAAAAATACAGCAATTGGGAAAATGTTGCGAGCTATTACGAACAGCTTTTAACCTGGTGGAATACAGATACAAAATATGCCGCTCCAAAACTAAAAAAAGTCAAAACAGACACAAACAACACACCGCCAATTACAGGCAGTATACGTGGTACTGTACATTTCGCTTCTGATGGACAACCAGTGCCCGGAGCCACTATTACTATCAAAGGTACTCGTCGCAGCACCACGGCCGATTTTGACGGAAGATTTGGAATTGATGCAGTTTCTGGCGAAAAATTGGTAATTTCTTTTATTGGAACGAAAACTCAGGAAATTACAATTGGAAGAGCTCGAAATTACAACATTACATTAATTGAAGAATCTGGCGCCCAATTAGAATCGGTAGTTGTTACTGCATACGGAGTAAGTCGCGATCAACGTGAAGAAGAAGACGAAAGTGATCAGCGAACAGTGAAAAGAAGCGTATCAGCATCTGTCACAATGGTAAGAGCAGAAAGCATAGCTGCTCCAGTGATGAATGCTCAAAAAGCTTTGGCTGGACAAGTTGCCGGAGTAGCCATTTCTGATGCTAATGTTTCTTCTGATGACAATGCTAAGAATAAAGATAAAAAAGATGATAATCTTGAACTGAATGATGCTAACGTCGGTTATTTTAGTGCCGATAAAACTAAAATCAACAAATGGAATCCGGATCGTGTTTATCTTAAAGCTTTGGCTAATGCGCCAAAAGATAAAAAGTATGCATTGTATCTGGAGTTAAGAAATGATCAGGTTAATAATCCAAGTTTTTATTTTGATGTTGCCAATCATTTCTATGATAATGGCGATAAAGAAAAAGCATTGCTTGTGTTAAGTAATATTGCCGATTTAGGATTAGAAAACCATCAGTTGTACAAATCATTAACTTATTTACTACGCCAATGGGAAGCTTATGAAGATGCTCTATTTGCAGCAAAACAAGTGGCAAAATGGAGAGAACAGGAACCACAGGCGCACAGAGATTTAGGTTTAACTCTGGAAGATAACAAACAATATCAGGCCGGTTTTGATGAATTGATTAAGGCATTGGAAGTAAATTATTATGGAGAAATGAGCGGACAATATTCTGGTGTTGAAGACATTATTTTGATGGATTTGAACAGAATGATGCAACAGCACAAAGAAATCAAAACTGACAAACTGGATAAAAAATATTTAAACAAAATGCCGGTTGATGTGAGAATCATCTTAAACTGGAATCAAATGGATACTGATATTGATCTGCATGTTATAGAACCTACAGATGAAGAATGCTATTACGGACATAGAGATACTCAGATTGGTGCACGTTTCTCTAAAGATTTTACTCAGGGTTATGGTCCTGAACAATATTTACTGAGAAACGCTGTAAAAGGCAACTACATTATTAAAACAAATTATTATGGCGAAAGTGCACTAACAGAAAACGGACCTACAACTGTTATGGTTGAAATCTACATCACTAAAAATGGTGTAACCGAAAGAAAACTGCAAACTATTCAGTTAGGAAAAATAAAAGAGAATCAGAATTTAGCAGAAATCGCGATTTAA
- a CDS encoding serine hydrolase domain-containing protein — protein MKKTILTTVLLLTLCQIGFAQTNYTAKLDNYFNALEENDKFMGSVAISQNGEIIYTKSIGFADVEKNIKATKNSKYRIGSISKSFTAVLILKATEEKKLDLTQTIYKWFPTIKNADKISIKQLLSHRSGIHNFTDDNEYLTWNTQPKTEKEMLEIIAKGGSDFEPDSKAEYSNSNFVLLTYILETTFSKSYSDLLQKYIAKPLGLTNTYVFGKINTNNNECKSYNFTGTWKAVTETDFTIPLGAGAIISTPSDLTKFADALFGGKLLKPESLEIMKSVKDGYGIGLFQMPFHDKIGYGHRGGIDGFSSVYSHFADDKISYALITNGTKLNMDDISITVLSAIYGKPYDIPVFTTYNLTSEDFNKYLGVYASKEIPLKITFTKDGNALIAQGTGQPAFSLEATEKDKFKFDQAGAKFEFNPIDKTMILSQGGEQIKFTKE, from the coding sequence ATGAAAAAGACAATCTTAACAACAGTACTACTTTTGACATTATGTCAAATCGGATTTGCTCAAACAAATTACACAGCAAAATTAGACAATTACTTCAATGCACTTGAAGAAAACGACAAGTTTATGGGAAGTGTAGCAATTTCACAAAATGGTGAGATCATTTACACAAAATCAATTGGATTTGCAGACGTTGAAAAAAACATTAAAGCAACCAAAAATTCAAAATACAGAATTGGTTCAATTTCTAAATCATTCACAGCAGTTTTGATTTTAAAAGCAACTGAAGAAAAAAAACTGGACTTAACCCAAACTATTTACAAATGGTTTCCAACAATAAAAAACGCAGATAAAATATCTATAAAACAGTTGCTTAGCCATAGAAGCGGGATACACAATTTCACAGATGACAATGAATATCTAACTTGGAACACACAGCCAAAAACAGAAAAAGAAATGCTTGAAATTATAGCAAAAGGAGGCAGCGATTTCGAGCCGGACAGCAAAGCAGAGTACAGCAATTCAAACTTTGTGCTTTTGACTTACATTCTAGAAACAACTTTTTCAAAATCGTATTCTGATTTATTGCAAAAATATATTGCAAAGCCTCTTGGTTTGACAAATACGTATGTTTTTGGAAAAATCAATACAAACAACAATGAATGCAAATCATACAACTTCACAGGAACCTGGAAGGCAGTGACCGAAACCGACTTTACAATTCCATTAGGTGCAGGGGCAATAATTTCCACGCCAAGTGATTTGACAAAATTCGCAGACGCCTTGTTTGGAGGAAAACTTTTAAAACCTGAAAGTCTTGAAATAATGAAATCCGTTAAAGATGGTTACGGAATTGGTCTGTTTCAAATGCCTTTCCATGACAAGATCGGCTATGGACACAGAGGCGGAATTGATGGCTTTAGTTCAGTTTATTCTCATTTCGCAGACGACAAAATTTCGTATGCTTTAATTACAAACGGAACAAAGTTAAATATGGATGATATTTCTATTACTGTTTTAAGTGCAATTTACGGCAAACCTTACGATATACCTGTCTTCACAACATACAACTTGACTTCGGAAGATTTTAATAAATATTTGGGCGTTTATGCTTCCAAAGAAATTCCATTAAAAATTACATTTACAAAAGATGGAAACGCTTTAATCGCACAAGGCACAGGACAGCCAGCATTCTCTCTTGAAGCAACAGAAAAAGACAAATTTAAGTTTGACCAAGCAGGAGCGAAATTTGAATTTAATCCGATAGACAAGACAATGATTTTATCTCAAGGCGGTGAACAAATTAAATTTACGAAAGAATAA
- a CDS encoding GatB/YqeY domain-containing protein, whose translation MSLQTQIMEEIKTAMKAKDTVALESLRAIKSELLLASTASGSKEDLSEDEEIKLLQRLVKTRKESARIFTEQNRPDLAEPELAQVAVIEKFLPAQLSEEEVEAVIAKIIAETGASGIASMGKVMGLASAQLGGTAEGKTISTIVKKLLS comes from the coding sequence ATGAGTTTACAAACACAAATCATGGAAGAGATTAAAACTGCCATGAAAGCAAAAGATACTGTAGCGTTAGAATCTTTAAGAGCAATTAAATCGGAATTATTATTAGCTTCAACAGCTTCAGGATCTAAAGAAGATTTATCTGAAGATGAAGAAATAAAATTACTTCAAAGATTAGTAAAAACACGTAAGGAGAGCGCAAGAATCTTTACAGAGCAAAATCGTCCTGATTTAGCTGAACCAGAATTGGCTCAGGTTGCAGTTATCGAGAAGTTTTTACCAGCGCAGTTAAGCGAAGAAGAAGTAGAAGCTGTGATTGCAAAAATCATTGCAGAAACAGGTGCTTCCGGAATTGCATCAATGGGTAAAGTAATGGGATTAGCATCTGCTCAATTAGGAGGAACTGCTGAAGGAAAAACCATTTCTACAATTGTGAAAAAACTATTATCATAA
- a CDS encoding endonuclease V, whose protein sequence is MDNTINYYPTKSKLIFIDDLHALQYGVYYNALPFTGIRETITAKEYRRKTFVDRRSHGIEFTKCENFFTVIVHLCDQSRYTFQIFKRNPQESDFDFHTAYDLDTLELIMDYKPIENGKRRHYEGYQFTREDLDYNNIIMRNSDVLQIYIDNRETFYNMGLFVHSYSYSNNPFDLTRELNEARIGKAVYAYVVQESMNETLGYTVEDDFMEKYVFQNEIAEKIIKVDQIQYPIKYIAGVSVAYNDVEQKMVSAVVIMDVETQEIVDQAFSETEDVTLHVPDLFAYNEVPSVIKAFEKLNIKPQLIFCDGHGIEHPRNAGLATHLGIELDIPTIGCPKKRLVAYYEKTNLGDFRGDSEELWFDDKIVGKALRTQENSNPLYVSIGHRISLETAIDWVLKITPNTRIPIVVQEAINITEQLLPQRIRYDFLDDEENKYGILI, encoded by the coding sequence ATGGACAACACAATAAATTATTATCCAACTAAAAGTAAACTAATTTTTATAGACGATTTGCATGCTTTGCAGTATGGAGTTTATTATAATGCTCTGCCTTTCACCGGAATCAGAGAAACTATCACCGCTAAAGAATATAGGAGAAAAACTTTTGTAGATCGAAGATCACATGGAATAGAATTTACAAAATGTGAAAATTTTTTCACGGTTATTGTACACTTATGCGATCAAAGCAGATATACTTTTCAGATTTTCAAAAGAAATCCTCAAGAATCTGATTTTGATTTTCATACAGCATATGATTTAGATACCTTAGAACTTATAATGGACTATAAGCCAATTGAGAATGGTAAAAGGCGTCATTATGAAGGATATCAATTTACTCGAGAAGATCTTGATTATAATAATATAATAATGCGCAATTCTGACGTTTTGCAGATTTATATTGATAACAGGGAAACTTTTTATAATATGGGTTTATTTGTACACTCTTATTCGTATTCAAATAACCCTTTTGATCTTACTCGGGAATTAAACGAAGCGCGAATAGGAAAAGCGGTATATGCTTATGTAGTTCAGGAAAGTATGAATGAAACATTAGGATATACAGTTGAAGATGATTTTATGGAAAAATATGTTTTTCAAAATGAAATTGCTGAAAAAATTATCAAGGTGGACCAAATTCAGTATCCAATAAAATATATCGCGGGTGTTAGTGTGGCATACAATGACGTCGAACAAAAAATGGTTTCAGCAGTAGTAATAATGGATGTTGAAACGCAGGAAATTGTTGACCAGGCATTTTCTGAAACAGAAGATGTTACATTACATGTTCCTGATTTATTTGCGTATAATGAAGTCCCTTCAGTCATAAAAGCATTTGAAAAACTTAATATAAAACCCCAATTAATTTTTTGTGATGGGCATGGTATTGAGCACCCTAGAAATGCCGGATTAGCTACTCATTTGGGAATTGAATTAGATATTCCAACAATTGGATGTCCAAAGAAAAGGCTTGTTGCATATTATGAAAAAACTAATTTAGGAGATTTTAGAGGAGATAGCGAAGAACTATGGTTTGATGATAAGATTGTGGGCAAAGCATTACGAACTCAGGAGAACAGTAATCCGCTTTATGTATCTATTGGACATAGAATAAGTTTAGAAACGGCAATTGACTGGGTTTTAAAAATAACTCCCAATACTCGAATTCCTATTGTTGTGCAAGAGGCTATTAATATAACAGAACAACTTCTGCCGCAAAGAATTAGATATGATTTTCTGGATGATGAGGAAAACAAATATGGAATATTAATATAA